One segment of Ziziphus jujuba cultivar Dongzao chromosome 12, ASM3175591v1 DNA contains the following:
- the LOC107429323 gene encoding protein C2-DOMAIN ABA-RELATED 7, with product MGRARRSMNHSATQRPAKIVTHHFSKWLNPEIFLENFGHMENTLGLLRIRVQRGINLAVRDTRSSDPYVVITMGNQRLKSRVIKKNCNPEWNDELTLSISDLDTPITLTVYDKDTLTVDDKMGEAEIDIKPLIECLRMGLEKLPNGCVVKRVQPNRTNCLADESSCVWNNGKIVQNMSLRLKNVECGEVVLQLEWIDLPGCKGLGVDPMV from the exons ATGGGTAGAGCGAGAAGATCGATGAACCACAGTGCCACACAAAGGCCCGCAAAAATTGTGACCCATCATTTTTCTAAATG gCTGAACCCAGAAATTTTCTTGGAAAATTTTGGCCATATGGAAAATACGCTGGGACTTCTCAGGATTCGTGTGCAGAGGGGTATCAATCTTGCAGTTCGTGATACTCGAAGCAGTGACCCTTATGTGGTTATCACCATGGGTAATCAG AGATTGAAGTCTCGTGTGATAAAGAAAAACTGTAATCCAGAGTGGAATGACGAATTGACTCTTTCTATTTCGGATCTTGACACTCCAATCACTCTA ACAGTGTACGACAAAGACACATTAACTGTGGATGATAAGATGGGTGAGGCAGAGATTGATATTAAACCCTTAATCGAATGTCTTAGAATGGGTTTGGAAAAACTCCCAAATGGCTGTGTAGTGAAGAGGGTTCAGCCGAACAGGACAAATTGCCTTGCTGATGAGAGCAGTTGTGTCTGGAACAACGGCAAAATCGTTCAAAACATGTCTCTCAGGTTGAAAAATGTGGAGTGTGGGGAAGTTGTGCTTCAGCTTGAGTGGATTGATCTTCCAGGTTGTAAAGGTCTAGGAGTTGACCCTATGGTCTAA
- the LOC107429341 gene encoding uncharacterized protein At4g22758, with protein MLLSKHKKNQNAKGNRLLISINVLGSAGPIRFVVNEEELVATVIDTALKSYAREGRLPVLGSDLNDFMLYCPYVGTDALSPLEAIGSHGARNFMLCKKPQPEKLENNGGPTAGVISRKGSGGSWKAWINKSLNLKISSH; from the exons atgttgTTGTCGAAGCATAAGAAGAATCAGAACGCGAAGGGCAACAGGCTCTTGATCAGCATCAATGTGCTGGGAAGCGCCGGTCCGATCCGCTTTGTCGTCAACGAAGAAGAGCTCGTCGCGACCGTCATTGATACCGCCTTGAAATCTTATGCGCGTGAAGGCCGCCTTCCCGTTCTCGGCTCTGATCTCAATGATTTCATGCTCTATTGCCCATATGTCGGAACAGATG CTCTGAGTCCGTTGGAGGCAATTGGTTCGCATGGAGCTCGCAATTTTATGCTGTGCAAGAAGCCACAACCTGAGAAATTGGAGAACAATGGAGGACCAACAGCAGGGGTGATTTCTCGCAAGGGAAGCGGTGGAAGCTGGAAGGCATGGATCAATAAGTCTCTTAACCTGAAGATTTCTTCTCATTGA